A genomic region of Sulfobacillus acidophilus DSM 10332 contains the following coding sequences:
- a CDS encoding NCS1 nucleoside transporter family (PFAM: Permease for cytosine/purines, uracil, thiamine, allantoin~TIGRFAM: NCS1 nucleoside transporter family~COGs: COG1953 Cytosine/uracil/thiamine/allantoin permease~InterPro IPR001248:IPR012681~KEGG: ckr:CKR_2118 hypothetical protein~PFAM: Permease, cytosine/purines, uracil, thiamine, allantoin~SPTR: Putative uncharacterized protein;~TIGRFAM: Nucleobase cation symporter-1, NCS1) encodes MVKVADADLVRYNEDIAPTEPSQRNWTLYNYLSLWIGMAHNIPTYLMAGGFIALGLNWWEAILTVLVGNLIVLVPILLNSHAGTQYGIPFPVYARASFGVVGAGVPALLRALVAAGWFGIETAIGGQAIQTFLVMLIPGWGHLSTAFTFVGLNFGGWVSFLLFWFLNIWIIYHGIDAVRRFEAWAGPLVLLLGIGLLLWAYNAAHGFGPMLNEPAKVHGAALWAVEIPALTSVVGFWATLSLNIPDFTRFAKSQRAQAWGQALGLPTTMTVFSAIGVLVTSATIVVFHQAIADPVTLLGHFHNVLLLLISLGAVVVATLSVNVAANVVSPAYDFIQLFPKHLNFSRAGLLTGILGIVMVPWLLISNPHIYIFSWLNVYSGFLGPIAGILIADYWVFRKTTLAVVELYTKGGRYYYANGYNWRAIAALAAGVVVSLIGKVVPALAWLFNYSWFVGFIVAFIVYLGLMQTAESPVLDTP; translated from the coding sequence ATGGTTAAAGTGGCGGATGCCGATTTGGTTCGATATAACGAGGATATAGCACCCACCGAGCCTTCTCAGCGTAATTGGACGCTATATAACTATTTAAGTCTTTGGATTGGAATGGCCCATAACATTCCCACGTATTTAATGGCAGGCGGATTTATCGCCCTCGGATTAAATTGGTGGGAAGCGATTTTGACGGTGTTGGTCGGAAATCTCATTGTGCTCGTGCCGATTTTGCTGAATTCCCATGCCGGCACCCAATACGGAATTCCGTTTCCGGTCTATGCCCGGGCGTCTTTCGGGGTCGTCGGCGCCGGCGTGCCGGCCTTATTGCGGGCGTTGGTGGCGGCCGGTTGGTTTGGGATTGAAACGGCTATTGGGGGCCAGGCCATTCAAACCTTTCTGGTGATGCTGATTCCCGGCTGGGGCCACCTGTCCACCGCCTTTACCTTTGTCGGTTTGAACTTCGGCGGGTGGGTGAGTTTTCTGCTGTTTTGGTTTTTAAATATTTGGATTATCTATCACGGGATTGATGCGGTCCGTCGGTTTGAAGCGTGGGCGGGACCGTTGGTGCTGCTGCTCGGGATTGGGCTTCTCCTCTGGGCCTATAATGCGGCACACGGTTTCGGACCGATGTTGAATGAACCGGCCAAGGTGCACGGCGCGGCCTTATGGGCCGTGGAAATCCCGGCTTTAACCAGTGTGGTGGGGTTTTGGGCCACGTTATCGTTAAACATTCCCGACTTTACCCGCTTTGCCAAAAGCCAGCGGGCGCAAGCCTGGGGGCAGGCTTTGGGACTGCCGACGACGATGACGGTGTTTTCCGCCATTGGCGTGCTCGTCACGTCGGCAACCATCGTCGTTTTTCATCAAGCCATTGCCGATCCGGTGACGCTTTTGGGCCACTTTCATAATGTCTTGTTGCTCCTCATCTCGTTAGGGGCGGTGGTGGTGGCCACCTTGTCGGTGAATGTGGCGGCCAACGTCGTATCGCCGGCCTATGACTTTATCCAGTTGTTTCCGAAGCACCTGAATTTTTCCCGCGCGGGTCTTCTGACCGGGATTTTGGGCATTGTGATGGTGCCGTGGCTGCTCATTTCGAATCCTCACATTTACATCTTCAGTTGGCTGAATGTCTATTCCGGCTTTTTAGGGCCGATTGCCGGGATTTTGATTGCCGATTACTGGGTGTTTCGGAAGACCACGTTGGCAGTGGTGGAGCTCTATACCAAAGGGGGGCGCTATTACTACGCCAACGGCTATAACTGGCGCGCAATTGCCGCACTGGCAGCCGGGGTGGTGGTCTCCTTGATCGGCAAAGTGGTGCCGGCGTTGGCGTGGTTATTTAACTATTCCTGGTTCGTCGGCTTTATCGTGGCCTTTATTGTCTACCTCGGGCTGATGCAGACCGCCGAAAGCCCGGTCCTCGATACGCCGTAA
- a CDS encoding Fructosamine/Ketosamine-3-kinase (PFAM: Fructosamine kinase~COGs: COG3001 conserved hypothetical protein~InterPro IPR016477~KEGG: gtn:GTNG_1297 hypothetical protein~PFAM: Fructosamine/Ketosamine-3-kinase~SPTR: Putative uncharacterized protein), translated as MIRATAIAEWLQVSPTDILSVDAVAGGSLNHAYRVSLASKNVFIKYHPSPVEGQFETEAAGLRLLAASHTVQVPQVLAVGRHYLILDWISADRRHETEAAEMLGRQLALLHQQPVSGFGLPVGNVIGVRQAPGWETPNGLEFYRQARLLPLIQALDHQGRLDTGRRARLEQLVERLDRWIDPRRSIPSLLHGDLWAGNWLAAGPTPYLIDPAVLHGDRESEMAMTELFGGFPPAFYAGYQATWPLDADYPDRRPLYQLYHLLVHLYLLGESYGPAVDRILRRYLG; from the coding sequence ATGATTCGGGCAACGGCGATTGCCGAGTGGCTCCAAGTCTCCCCGACAGACATTCTATCGGTTGACGCCGTTGCCGGCGGCAGCCTCAATCACGCCTATCGCGTATCGCTAGCGTCTAAAAACGTCTTTATCAAATACCACCCGAGTCCCGTAGAGGGGCAATTTGAAACCGAGGCGGCCGGACTGCGGCTCTTGGCCGCCTCCCACACGGTTCAGGTGCCGCAGGTTTTGGCGGTCGGACGCCATTATCTCATTCTTGACTGGATCTCCGCCGATCGCCGTCACGAAACCGAAGCGGCGGAAATGTTGGGACGCCAATTGGCCCTCTTGCACCAACAGCCGGTATCGGGGTTCGGTTTGCCCGTCGGCAACGTTATTGGTGTCAGGCAAGCACCGGGCTGGGAAACGCCCAACGGACTCGAATTTTATCGCCAGGCGCGACTTTTGCCGCTCATTCAAGCCCTCGATCATCAAGGGCGGCTTGATACCGGGCGTCGTGCCCGCTTAGAACAATTGGTGGAGCGCCTCGATCGCTGGATCGACCCCCGTCGGTCGATCCCGAGCCTATTGCACGGCGATTTATGGGCCGGCAATTGGTTGGCGGCAGGGCCGACCCCTTACCTGATTGATCCCGCCGTATTGCATGGCGACCGGGAGTCCGAGATGGCGATGACCGAACTCTTCGGCGGGTTTCCCCCCGCCTTTTATGCCGGCTACCAAGCCACCTGGCCACTGGATGCCGACTATCCTGATCGCCGCCCCCTCTACCAACTGTATCATCTTCTCGTCCATCTTTATCTCCTTGGAGAATCCTACGGTCCCGCGGTCGATCGGATTTTACGCCGTTATCTGGGTTAA
- a CDS encoding ABC-type transport system involved in multi-copper enzyme maturation, permease component (KEGG: mta:Moth_0961 ABC-type transport system involved in multi-copper enzyme maturation, permease component~SPTR: ABC-type transport system involved in multi-copper enzyme maturation, permease component), protein MRSVMRYTLLETLRKRLIVASIILTGLFLILYALLLSQMQIVAGLPAESQIEGLSALYLGLFAGYVLVALFAVISVAPSIAGEIDDGTLLAVLPRPLTRSRLLLGKWLGLYLVVMSYTTVLIFGIILIDQWRFGPVTGGLGAQLLAYLEFLLEGLVASAATLLGSVLTSTMTTGILVSSVVLTAFLGGALEQMSALWPTASVLGWIGNITTVIMPTDALYRRGLFQILGSHVFPGALSAFGPFGAARPPAPVVSVYAILYAGIMLGAAIRAFRRRDL, encoded by the coding sequence ATGAGAAGCGTGATGCGTTATACCTTGTTGGAAACGCTCCGAAAACGGTTGATTGTCGCCTCAATCATATTAACCGGCCTTTTTTTAATCCTCTATGCCTTGCTCTTAAGCCAAATGCAAATCGTGGCCGGATTACCGGCAGAAAGCCAAATCGAAGGACTCAGCGCCCTCTATCTGGGGCTTTTCGCAGGCTATGTGTTGGTGGCGTTGTTTGCCGTGATTAGTGTCGCCCCGTCGATTGCGGGCGAAATTGACGACGGCACTTTGCTGGCCGTGTTGCCTCGTCCCTTAACCCGATCCCGACTGTTATTGGGGAAATGGCTGGGCCTTTACCTGGTGGTGATGTCGTATACCACGGTGCTCATTTTTGGCATCATTTTGATTGATCAATGGCGGTTTGGACCGGTTACGGGCGGGTTGGGCGCCCAGCTGCTGGCCTATCTGGAGTTTTTACTGGAGGGATTGGTGGCGTCGGCTGCGACGCTTTTGGGGTCGGTGTTGACGTCGACGATGACAACCGGGATTTTGGTGTCGTCCGTGGTGTTGACCGCATTTTTGGGTGGGGCGCTGGAACAGATGAGTGCGCTGTGGCCGACGGCTTCGGTGCTAGGGTGGATCGGTAACATCACGACCGTGATTATGCCCACGGACGCGCTCTATCGGCGCGGCCTCTTTCAAATTTTGGGGTCCCATGTATTTCCTGGCGCCTTGTCCGCGTTTGGGCCGTTTGGGGCGGCCCGTCCGCCCGCGCCCGTCGTCTCGGTCTATGCCATCCTGTACGCCGGGATCATGTTGGGAGCGGCCATCCGCGCTTTTCGGCGCCGGGATTTATAG
- a CDS encoding hypothetical protein (KEGG: aac:Aaci_1945 hypothetical protein~SPTR: Putative uncharacterized protein) has product MRGIGAGIALGLATISFLSVGPGVKAYSARVSWGTIQSVRVQGNTPAALLWEPTHPRRLIKELSRWLVTARPVAGPVPPALTGTVNAYVGPPVLILTTSDGVVSLYPVMRDVKTASGWQSIPVPAHLVVRRGDRESIVVDRPLYGWLASGRWQRQFRLS; this is encoded by the coding sequence GTGCGAGGCATTGGGGCAGGTATCGCGTTGGGGTTGGCGACGATAAGTTTTCTTTCGGTCGGACCCGGCGTGAAGGCCTATTCGGCCCGGGTGAGCTGGGGGACCATCCAATCGGTTCGGGTGCAGGGCAATACGCCGGCGGCCCTTTTGTGGGAGCCTACGCACCCTCGCCGATTGATCAAAGAATTGTCACGATGGCTGGTTACTGCGCGGCCGGTTGCAGGTCCCGTGCCGCCAGCCTTGACCGGCACGGTTAACGCCTACGTCGGTCCGCCCGTCTTAATCTTGACGACATCCGACGGAGTGGTAAGCCTCTATCCGGTCATGCGTGACGTCAAGACGGCAAGCGGTTGGCAGTCGATACCGGTGCCGGCGCACTTGGTGGTCCGGCGCGGGGATCGCGAGTCCATCGTGGTGGATCGACCGCTTTACGGGTGGTTGGCCTCCGGTCGGTGGCAACGCCAGTTCCGTCTCAGCTAG
- a CDS encoding protein of unknown function DUF6 transmembrane (PFAM: EamA-like transporter family~InterPro IPR000620~KEGG: tth:TTC1987 transporter~PFAM: Protein of unknown function DUF6, transmembrane~SPTR: Transporter), protein MIDPEIRDRSVSPRSGGPRRTWAGLLALALVTAIWGYSNVLIRQLEHQWDPLLLLWVRYALVGLVGIPWLVTQGLSWSSWLWGGLVGAILAVTTLAQAIAMESVSVDQMAFITALYVVLTPLVMAFFRRRRPPRAVMAFALVSLTGVLLLVGHLTFTVAIGTLWSFAAAGLATLQIISTARFSRRLGAFELTFTGALGAAVILGLLLLIPGTHGPFHPVWSWRSLWRLLYLAGPGTLLAFWLQIWGQSRLTATQAAFLFNVEPVWTAVFAWLVLGQTLSPGQGIGAGLILVSLLALSRDG, encoded by the coding sequence GTGATTGACCCGGAAATCCGTGACCGTTCCGTCTCGCCGCGGTCGGGAGGTCCCCGCCGAACCTGGGCGGGACTTTTGGCGCTGGCTTTGGTCACCGCCATCTGGGGCTATAGCAATGTCTTGATTCGTCAACTGGAACATCAGTGGGATCCGCTACTCCTCTTATGGGTCCGGTATGCCTTGGTCGGTCTGGTCGGGATTCCGTGGCTGGTGACGCAGGGCCTTTCGTGGTCGAGCTGGCTTTGGGGCGGCCTGGTAGGGGCGATTTTAGCCGTCACCACGTTGGCGCAAGCCATCGCTATGGAAAGTGTTTCCGTGGACCAGATGGCCTTTATTACCGCCCTATATGTCGTGTTGACTCCGCTCGTCATGGCTTTCTTCCGGCGCCGCCGCCCCCCTCGGGCCGTTATGGCTTTCGCCTTGGTCAGTCTGACCGGCGTCCTTTTATTGGTCGGCCATCTGACCTTCACCGTGGCCATCGGGACCCTGTGGTCATTTGCCGCAGCCGGGCTCGCTACCTTACAAATCATCTCCACCGCACGTTTTTCCCGGCGTCTCGGCGCCTTTGAGCTCACCTTCACCGGCGCCTTAGGGGCCGCGGTGATTTTAGGGCTTTTGCTGCTCATCCCCGGAACGCACGGCCCTTTCCATCCGGTCTGGTCCTGGCGGTCTCTCTGGCGCCTTTTATATCTCGCCGGTCCCGGTACGCTCTTAGCCTTTTGGCTGCAAATTTGGGGACAATCCCGCCTGACGGCGACCCAAGCGGCCTTTTTGTTCAATGTCGAACCGGTATGGACGGCAGTGTTTGCTTGGCTCGTACTCGGCCAGACCCTTTCGCCAGGCCAAGGGATCGGTGCCGGTCTCATTTTAGTGAGCCTCTTGGCCCTTTCCCGCGACGGATAA
- a CDS encoding protein tyrosine phosphatase (PFAM: Low molecular weight phosphotyrosine protein phosphatase~COGs: COG0394 Protein-tyrosine-phosphatase~InterPro IPR017867~KEGG: cag:Cagg_1114 protein tyrosine phosphatase~PFAM: Protein-tyrosine phosphatase, low molecular weight~PRIAM: Acid phosphatase~SMART: Protein-tyrosine phosphatase, low molecular weight~SPTR: Protein tyrosine phosphatase): MTERTSFVIRVVFVCLGNICRSPMAEAVFRHLVHQHRLDDQIVVDSAGTAHWHVGEPPHPGTLRELTVHGIGTDNLVARQLARRDLESADYLIAMDRENYAAIQRLGTIKGRLQLFMDLLPEEGFHDVPDPYYEGNFDEVYRLVETGARRLIDQIRQEHGL, from the coding sequence ATGACCGAAAGGACGTCATTCGTGATCCGCGTCGTGTTTGTCTGTCTGGGCAATATTTGCCGTTCTCCCATGGCGGAAGCCGTGTTTCGCCATCTCGTGCACCAACATCGGTTAGATGACCAGATTGTCGTCGACTCGGCCGGTACGGCCCATTGGCACGTCGGCGAACCGCCCCATCCGGGTACCTTGCGGGAATTGACCGTTCATGGGATCGGGACCGATAATTTGGTGGCGCGGCAACTGGCCCGCCGCGATTTGGAATCGGCCGACTACCTGATTGCCATGGATCGCGAGAATTACGCCGCGATTCAACGGCTCGGTACCATCAAAGGTCGCCTCCAACTGTTTATGGATCTGTTACCGGAAGAAGGCTTTCATGACGTACCGGATCCGTATTACGAAGGGAACTTTGATGAAGTGTACCGCCTGGTGGAAACGGGAGCCCGGCGCCTCATCGATCAAATACGACAGGAACACGGCCTATGA
- a CDS encoding ABC transporter related protein (PFAM: ABC transporter~COGs: COG1131 ABC-type multidrug transport system ATPase component~InterPro IPR003439:IPR003593~KEGG: pjd:Pjdr2_2831 ABC transporter related~PFAM: ABC transporter-like~SMART: ATPase, AAA+ type, core~SPTR: ABC transporter related), with product MKAIQTLGLTKRYGSRLACDQIHLSVTAGEIFGLLGPNGAGKSTLVKMLVGLVRPTAGTARLLGQPFQHVAVRREIGYLPELFRYQAWLTVREVLYFHADLLKKPVTPDIIDQLLAQTGLTGRAADRVKSLSKGLQQRLGLAVALIGRPRLIFLDEPTSALDPVGRYEVGELLKSLRSAGVTIFLNSHLLSDVEKLSDSVALIDQGRVLFQGSLHDAMAGEVTRYRVHIAPLPPPVWETLTARYPVTKESLGSEWVITVNMPRRQMPEFLSWLMEQGAAIYEASATHTSLEEWFLHRLKRGNP from the coding sequence ATGAAGGCCATTCAAACGCTCGGGTTGACCAAACGCTACGGCTCTCGCCTCGCCTGTGATCAGATTCATTTGTCCGTCACGGCGGGCGAAATTTTTGGCTTATTGGGCCCCAACGGTGCGGGCAAAAGCACGTTGGTCAAGATGTTGGTCGGGTTGGTCCGTCCGACGGCAGGCACCGCTCGTCTCTTAGGTCAGCCGTTTCAGCATGTGGCGGTGCGTCGGGAAATCGGGTATTTGCCCGAATTGTTTCGCTACCAAGCCTGGTTAACGGTGCGCGAGGTGCTGTACTTTCATGCCGACCTCTTGAAAAAACCGGTCACCCCCGACATCATCGATCAATTGTTGGCTCAAACCGGATTAACCGGTCGGGCCGCCGACCGGGTCAAATCCCTCAGTAAAGGACTCCAACAACGGTTAGGGCTGGCTGTCGCGTTGATTGGCCGGCCTCGGTTAATTTTTTTAGATGAGCCGACGTCTGCCCTCGATCCGGTGGGTCGCTACGAAGTCGGGGAACTGCTGAAATCCTTACGGTCAGCGGGCGTGACGATTTTTCTCAATAGCCATTTACTTTCGGATGTCGAAAAGCTGTCCGACAGCGTGGCGTTGATTGATCAAGGACGGGTGTTGTTTCAGGGTTCGCTGCATGATGCGATGGCAGGGGAAGTGACCCGATATCGCGTGCATATTGCCCCTTTGCCGCCCCCGGTATGGGAAACCCTCACCGCCCGCTATCCGGTGACCAAAGAATCGCTGGGGTCCGAATGGGTGATTACGGTCAATATGCCCCGTCGGCAGATGCCGGAATTTCTCTCCTGGTTAATGGAGCAGGGGGCGGCGATTTATGAGGCCTCGGCCACCCATACCTCACTGGAAGAATGGTTTTTACATCGCCTAAAACGGGGGAATCCATGA